gttacacaaggcaaataaaatatccctatgttacttactaacataacctaacctagattatgacttgtgtcatccaagttctgcccattacatttaatctttccagcattaaatataattaaataactttccattgctggccaaacaacaacaagaaattaatataagcacacttgaatgaccaaaggagattttactaaaataaagtgcaagaaattgatagactataacatagggttcatcaacaattcaagccacctaaaaattagttcatggctgagttcataaacattaattcacaatcaaaacagcccataatatttagatttagaatccaactcagaaattaataaaataaagtttatgaaaagaagaaagaataaatccaaaatgatgcttgagctttctttgtttgttctccttcttccttgttgacATTCTCAATTTTTCTCCTCTATGTTATTTTATggttttcttttccaaaaatggctgctgccTCCTTCATACGGCTGAAACCCCCTTTTGTGTATGATAGGTTTTTTTTCTTCCTCCTTCCAAAAGTACCATATTTCCCCTTTTTCTCCAAAAACATGAAGTCCTCCTTTCTTCTTATTTATGTCCTTTTCTCCAATATGCTGACTAGTTCTTTCtgcccttgccacctcagccaaaatGTCAGCTCACCCATTGACTGCCACACGTACCATGTGCCCCAAAATCTGCCTGATCAAAATCCTTCAGGTTTCCTGCAGCAAACCTGAATATtcagccatcaacaacataatTTCATCAAAATAGACTCACAGCTCATTCCTTTGTGaaaatatttatccatgaaatcattatctttaacccaatagctattaaaactaaaaaaaataattaacttaattaagataatgaaaacatcaaggttagctacaaaagctaaaaataaactaacatcacccatgatttttttcacaattataagttcaaaagcacatgaaataactctttattcaagagttatcacacccccaaacttacaacattactcatcctcgagtgatgactctaaaaacaaaatacaactaACAAAAGACACAAAAggcacaaactaaacaacaaaagacaagaaaatacaaagaaaaaacACCACAACAATGGACAAACTTTGCTATGCCAATGGTAAAAAGGGGAAGGCTCTGGGGAAATTTTATTTCGAAAaagagaagctgaatttcaatctttcacaagctttaaaccaaattcttcaagCATGAATGTTGCTGCCAAAAATATGAATCATgtgtttcaccctttagtgcatgcatagcttttcctaaacaatttcaatcaccaaaaatcaagctagaccttggtcctcaagtttaaataatgtctccatacgttacttagtgattccctctccactaatgtagacaaacaccacaccaaagatcaataggactttatcaagcttgtaatgataggctagggtgaaggtaggataagagagataaattttggctcaaatcaccctaaaacacctcaatctttctaggacctaaatacATAAATGCATACATTAATTTCCCCCAAAGACAACCCTACAACACAATATAaatcttgccactagcctttattactaacattAAAAGACAAAACTAAAACaacttttcctttatttgaaAAGTACACCCgcaaacttatttacaaacatactttttgttttttttctttctgattttttctttttcttttttttttttatatgctttgatgcaagggagtgtACTCTTAAATTTTGCTTCTTTTTGGATTTTctattctttttatatatatgaaGATTAACAACTAGATGGCAACTAGATGGCAAGAGAACAAGAATATTGAGAACacactctccccccaaacttaaaatcaacattgtccccaatggtgaaaacaagcaaaagaagaaaaggaaagcgTTCACCTAATTTTCTCATCCACTCACTCAACAAAACCCCCAAAAATGCATaacaaataaatcctataaagatcaaggtgTTAAAAGGGTATGGTGAAAAGAgatgattatatatttttaaaggtAGGCaaatgagtggctaagaaagaaaagtgacacttaagctcaatggggtgactagtgataaaaatgcatacaaggtaggcttcaaaggctcaaacggtccaaagatggcctaaatcatttcatcggtgtggtattgtctaggatttcgcctcaaggaaaatcactaaataattctagaaacttaagctctcacaagaaactagctctttctCAGGTGTCAAAAATGCTTAATCAAACTATGCACAAACTAAAAAGAGAAACATTTGCATCAATCAATGGCTAGCAACATTCACATCAAAAGAATTTAGTTGAAAACTCAAGAAAGAAAGACATTCAGCTGCAACTTAGATTGATTATAGAAGTCGTCATTGAGCCCCCTAGTTACATATGAACAAAAGCAAAGATTATCGCTAAAAGATTAACTAAACAACAAGGCAGGAACATAATAATCAACAAAACACACAGAAGCAATACAAAACAATAGATACTAAAGGTAGACAACAAGAGAGTTTAAGACAGGAATTAATTACAGAATAAtaataaattcaaatcaaaagtGGGTTAAATAAGCTCCCTCCTCCTAGTCCTCGGAATCAGCATCCGAAGGACTAGGGTCATCATGCACAACTGGCACGGTCCACACCTCCAGGATGGAGCTGGGGAATACTGGAAATGCAGCGATTGGTTTGTTGAAGTTTCACTGGAGGGACTTGATGAGAGTTGCATCCCGCTGCTTAGCATACTTCCATTAAGCATGCTGCTGAGCTTCCAGAGACACCAACCGGCCAAGAATCTCTTGCTGCTGAGCAATGAGGTAAGTGAGTGGACCTGGGGGAGGCATGGTGGAGGGCCCAGCGGCTGAGGCAGGTGCACAAGTCTGACCATTGAGAGTGAAATTAATGTCCCGGAACTCGAAAAGTATATCCCCTGTggaagaaaaatgcaccccagcTCTAATGTATAACTGTGTAATGAGTGAGGGAAAGAACaacttcccttttttcttcttggCACAGCTAGCAAGCTGCCTAGAGATTAATTGGCCTACATTGATACTCAGCCCAGCCAATATACAATATAACAGGGGCACCCTCTCCTTGGACACCGTGGTTTCATGCGTGGTGGGAAACAAGCGACACTTCAGAAAGTTTAGCCACACGCCAGTTTCAGGCAAAATGGAGGTGTGCAAGAGAGTGCGCACACCGCCAGAAGATATGCACCATTGAGCTCCGGGAGCTGCGACACGTTGCAAAGCCTTGTCAAAGTCAGCTGGGGAAGGGGCCAAGATCATTTCATTATAAGCAGCGCAGTCAACGCTGGCTAACCCAAAGAGGGCATTAATAGCCGCACCAGGAAAAGAGACAACCTTGCCACGAACCAACACTTCAGAATTCTCAGCGGAGGCTAGGTTGGCATAAAATTCTCTCACCAAGGGAATAATGGCATGCTCTGGTTTCTGACAAAAAAGTTCACAATTGTGCTACTCAATGACTGTACTGATAAAAGCAGGCACCTCAAAAGTGGTAGGCAAAAATCCTCTTTCTGGAAACAATTTCTTTGTCTTAATAGACTCATATTGGCCTTGGCTTGAGCAGAAACAAATTTTGTGGCAGGACCTGAAGGGGATGCATTTTCTTTGTTTTAGGAGATGGGACAGCTGTGTGTGGTGGCTGGGAGGCAGCTTTTGTGTTAGTGGAAGTCTTTTGTTGTTTTGGTGGGGGTGCGGTTGATGCTTGTTGGGCGACTCTTTTGTATTTGGTTCGGGGTGGTGTTGATTTGGTGGCAGGTGGGGTAGATTTTGTGGAGGAAGGAGCATTTATAGCTGCTGGGGGAGGCAATAGTAATGGGGCAGTGGGAATTTGTGGGGCCTTGGGTGGGGTAGTGGTGGTTTTGGATGTCTTCTTGGTTGTTTTGGTTGTTGGTGGGATAGAGGTTAGAGCAGATTTTGGTTTATCTGATGGTTGGACAGGGGATGGTGGGGTAGTTTTTGGCTTCTTTCTCTGTGCTCGTGTTTTAGTGGTCATGTTGGGCAAAAAGGAAGCAGCTAAATCACAAGGCTACCACACAACAAAAGGAGCACCTGAACAGTAATGCCACAGAATTTCCAACAGAATAACAGAGCAATATTACCACCCCTGAACAGTAAGGCCACAGATTTTCCAACAGAGTTTCCAACAGATTTGTGTGCTCACTGGATCAAAGACTAGCAATAACTCAAATGCCTAGTAACATATATAGCACTATACGGGGACAAGGAAATTAATACCCCATTTTTGAGTGGCTCGGCTGACTGTTGGGATGCTTGGGCTCGGATGCACCTGGGTGGGGCTCACAAAGGGAGCTAGGATGTCGAGATGGTGTTCGGTGCTGGCTGGGAGACACCTGAACAAAATGGAAGGAAAGGCTCTCGGATGCGCCTCAGGAGACTCACGCGACTTGAGTCGCATGCTTGGAACATGCTAGGTGCCTCGCTGTAACACGGGAAGAGGCACGGGCCTGTGGGATGCGCACTAGGAGTCGATTGGGCTCGAGGTGCCGAGGAGTAGATATGCTTGGGTTCAGTTGTGATTGGAGTGGTGCGCCTGGGCGTCTGGGGTCGTGGCTCGTTCGGCTGAGGCGCGCGAAGGGCAGGGGCGCCTGGGGTCGTGGCTGCGTCTGGTGAGATTTGGGGGGAGGGGATGGGTTGGGGAATGGGATAGGGCTGGTGAGGAGCTTGTCGTGGAGGCTGGTGGCTCTCGGATTAGGTGGTGGAAGGCACGGAAATGGCTGGAGCAGGGGTTGAAGGTAATGGTGAAAATGGGTTAGGGTAAATGGTGAAGATGGGataactattatatatatatttataaataatataaatggtactgaaaaaaaaaatatatggattTCGTAtagtttatagtatatatatattaaatacatatttatatttatgtgtatatatatatatttataaagttatatattaacatatatatatgtagtaaaatatatataaataatattaaatatagtattaatttttttttaatattttgtatgtaatttttgtgtgtgtatatatatagtattatatatatatgcctcTGAATGAAACCACGACCCAAGATTTTTTTCTCTGCCCAGATTGCTAACATTTTGCCCTCGTTTTGCTTCAGCAACCCAAATTTGACGTAACTCCCTTTTATTTTGGAAACTTTTGCGTGCATTTTACTGAAGCAAAACTCTCGCAAAACCTTCAGACTCCAAAATTACTTCCAAAACACCATGTTTCTTGCTGTCTTAACACCTGAAACaccaaaatacacataaaaccactccaaaacatcacaataaaatgaaatcaaaattacaaaaataaaaataaaaataaaaataattaaaaacactcatatgtatgtatatatatatatatattttcttcctgctttctctctctctttttttttatatacaatatcaatttACACTTGCTTCTTtttgggttgtctttaaattagtGCCTGAATCACTTGACAACCCAAAACAACCACAGCCTTAAAGATCCTCCAAAGTGATGGAGGTCTTCTCGCGGTTGACCTCACCTCCCCAATAATGTTTCAGCCGCTGCCCATTCACTTTAAACTCCCTTCCGGATTGATCTTCGCAAACTTCAACTGCTCCAAAGGGGTAAACTTGCACCACTGTAAATGGGCCAGACCAGCGGGACTTTAACTTGCCAGGAAATAACTTCAAGCGCGAGTTGAAGAGCAATACTTTCTGCTCCTTCTCGAAGACCCGAGCTTGAATTTTTTGATCATGCCACCTCTTAGTTTTTTCCTTGTACAACTTAGCATTTTCATAGGAGAACAACCTCATCTCTTCCAGCTCATTTAACTGTAACTTTCGAGCTTCTCCAACAGCTTAGAGATCCATATTCAGTTTCTTAGTTGCCCAATATGCCTTATGCTCCAACTCAACggccaaatggcaagctttcCCAAAAACCTAACGATACAGTGACATTCCCAAAGGGGTTTTGAAAGTCGTTCGATAGGCCCAAAGAGCATCATCCAACCGCTGAGACCAATCCTTTCTACTAGGATTCGCCATTTTCTCTAGGATTCCCTTGATCTCCCTATTGGATATTTCTGCTTGACCGTTGGTTTGGGGGTGGTAGGCGGTAGCAATCTTGTGCTTCACACTATATTTGGCTAACAAAGCtgccaaaatcttgttcacaaagTGGGTGCCTTCATCACTTATAAGCGCCCTTGGAGTGCCAAAGCAGGTGAACACATGCTTATGTAGGAATTTCATGACCACCTTAGAATCATTAGTAGGACTTGCCACTGCTTCAACCCAGTTAGAGACATAGTCAACAGCCACCAAGATATAAAAATTTCCAAATGATGGTGGAAATGGCCCCatgaagtcgattccccaaacatcGAACAATTCCACTTCAAGGATGCTATTCAAAGGCATTTCACTCCTTGCTGAAATATTTCCAACACGCTGGCAACAGTCACATCTCTTAGAAAATTCATGAGCATCCTTGAAGATAGAGGGCCAATAGTACCCTGACTGAAAAACCTTAGTGGTTGTTCTTTGCCCACCAAAATGTCCACCATAAGGAGCTGAATGACAATGCTCTAGTATGCTAGAAACTTCATCCTCAGGCACACAACGCCTCATGATTCGATCTGAACATTGTTTGTACAAATAGAgctcatcccaataatagaaTCTCACATCATGAAAGAACCTCTTGAGTTGCTGCCTATTCAAACCAGGTGGCTGCAAACCACTCACCAAATAGTTGACAAAATCAGCGTACCATGGAGTAGTGGTTTGGTTCACAACCAACAATTGCTCATCAGGGAATGTCTCTTTAATAGGCCCTTCATTTCGCTTTTCACTTCCAGCTTCAAGTCTAGATAAGTGGTCAGCCACTTGGTTCTCCGTTCCTTTTCTATCCCGAAtttccatgtcaaattcttgaagaagcaACACCCATCGAATAAGTCGTGGCTTAGCATCCTTCTTGGCAATTAGATACTTGATCGCGGAATGGTCTGTATAAACCACCACTTTAGTCCCCACAAGATAAGctctaaacttgtcaaaagcaaacacCACCACCAAAATCTATTTCTCGGTGGTAGTATAGTTCAATTGGGCATCGACTAATGTCTTGCTTGCATAGTAAATGGAATGAAAAACCTTCTCTTTTCGCTGCCCAAGTACAGCACCCACAGCAAaatcactagcatcgcacatcaattcaaaggggAGAGACCAATTCAGAGCTAAAATGATGGGTGCGATGATAAGAGCCTTTTTTAAAGTCACAAATGCTTCTTGACACTCCTTGGTGAACTCAAATGCTCGATTCTGCTCAAGTAAGGAACAAAGGGGCTTAGAAATCTTTGAAAAATCCTTTATAAACCTCATATAGAAGCCCACATGccccaaaaagcttctaatccCCTTGACTGTAGTAGGTGGTGGAAATTTTTCTATGACTTCCAGCTTTGCTCTATCCACTTCTATGCCCTTATTAGAAATTCTATGGCCCAACACAATGCCTTCTTGAACCacgaaatggcatttttcccaattgagtaccaagtttgtttcttcacatctaGCCAAGACTTGCTCCAAGTTAGCCAAACAAGTGTCAAATGACTCCCCAAATACTAAAAAATCATCCATGAAGACTTCAAGAGACTTCTCCACCATATCTGAAAATATTGCCATCATACAACGTTGGAAAGTGGCGGGGGCGTTGCACAGCCCAAAAGGCATCCTTCTAAAGGAAAAGGTGCCATAAGGACAAGTAAAggtagtcttctcttggtcttctgGCGTGATggaaatctgattatagcctgaatacCCATCGAGGAAACAATAAAACTCCTTTCCCGCCAACCGATCAAGCATTTGGTCAATGAATGGCAGCAGGAAGTGGTCTTTACGAGTAGCCTTATTCAACTTTCGATAGTCCATACAAACACGCCACACCGTCACTTGTCTTGTGGGAATCAACTCATTATTTTCATTAGCCACCACTGTGACTCCACCTTTTTTAGGAACACATTAAATTGGGCTGACCCAAGAACTATCTGAAATTGGGTAAACAATTCCATAATCAAGCCACTTAATTATCTCTTTTCTAACCACCTCCTTCATGATAGGATTAAGCCTTCGCTGCTGCTCAACAGAATTATTACAGCAATCCTCCAACAGAATTTTATGCATACAAAATGAGGGACTTATCCCCTTGATATCCGCCATAGTCCAACTAATGGCCCTTGTGTATTTCTTCAAAACAGCCAGCAACAAACTCTCTTTTTTAGCTCCTAACATGGCTGAAATAATCACAGGCAAGGTATCATTATCTCtcaaataagcatacttcaagtgaCTAGGCAAAGGCTTCAACTCTAATTTTGGTGGCTCTAGAATAGAAGGCTTAGGAGGCTTAAAATTCCCTTCCGACAAGTTCAATGACTCAAAAGGCCTCCTAAATTTAGCAAAGGGCTGCTTTGACTCCACCTATGTAACTTGGATTTCTTCCTCTTCACTTAAGTTTTCAAGATCTTCAAGTGACCTCACCCCCACTCCATCTTTACAAGCTTCCTTATGGAATTTTTCAGTGACAATAGACTCAATTACACTTAGCCTAGAGCATTCCTCAACCACATCCGGAAACTTTATAGCATTGAACACGTTGAAAGTTacttgttggtcattcaccctcaAAGCAAGCTCCCCATTTTGTACATCAATCAAGGTCCTCCCGgtagctagaaatggcctacccaaGATAATAGGAACATCTCTATCCGCTTCATAATCAAGGATGATGAAATTAGCCGGAAAAATGAATTTATCAACTTGCACAAGTacatcttcaatttttccttccGGGTGTGCCATAGAACGATCCGCTAATTGCAAAGTGACTGTGGTTGGTCTTGCTTCTCCAATCCCCAACTTCCTGAAAAttgacatgggcatcaaattgatactaGCCCCCAAGTCACAAAGTGCTCTACCAACATCTCTACCACCAATAGAACAAGGAATTGTGAAGCTGCCCAGATCCTtcaatttaggaggaattttaCTCTTCAATATAGCACTACAACCTTCAGTCAACGCCACTGTTTCAAATTCATCAAGCCTCCTCTTTTTAGTTAAAATATCTTTcaaaaacttcacatagttgggcatttgctccaaagcttccaccaacggtatattgatgtgaagttgtttcaaaacatctaaaaatcttcggaattgaccatcttgttgctgcttttgaaagtgttgaggaaatggtggaggtggcttgcttATAGGCTTTCCTGTAGCATTTTGCGGAGGGATTGTTGCAGCAATTGCTACAGGATCATCATTTAAAATTTTTGATTTCACAGTTTTGTCTCCTTTgtccacactactttggattgaagtgggctcgctGTTTCTAGTACAATTATCCTCAGTCAATTCCACATTTTTACCACTCCTCAAGGTAACCgccttgcaatgctccttgccatctTTCCTTGGATTTTCTGTAACACTAGGCAAGGTGCCTTGTGGTCTATTCCGTAGCTCATTAGCAAGCTGCCCCAATTGAGTTTCTAGATTCCTCAAGGATGTCGCTTGACTCTGAATCACATCATTGTTCTTGGCCATGTATTCCTTCATTACACTCTCCAAAGAGCTTGATTGAGACACTTGTGGAGGAGGTGGTTGAGCTCTttgttgttgttgagaaaacctCGGTGGATATGTGGTCTTGTTTTGCATTGGTGCTCCGCTTGAGCTAGCTCCTTGACTCCCCCATGAGAAGTTTGGATGCTGCCTCCACCCCGGATTGTAAGAGTTCGAATATGGGTTATTTcggttggcattttgattccccacataACAAACTGAAGCGGGATTCGAAGGACAACTTTCAAATGCATGACCATCTCCACAATAAATACAAGATACATTGGCAACTTGTCCCATAGCAGTTGGTTGTACCATTTcccccaaactcatgttcttgagaaggttagtcattgaagaaacttgagcgGTCATAGCTGTCAATGCATCAACTTCAAGTATACCAGCCACTttttgacttgttgaggctctaacattggaccattgataattgttgctagctatcctctccaaaatctcataggcttcattataggacttagagagaatagccTTATTGGCTGAAGCATCTAACACCATACGAGTGGAAGAATTGAGTCCATTGTAGAAAgtttccatttgtatacaatgcgGAATCCCATGGCGTGGGCACTTTCTCAATAActccttgaatctctcccaagcttcacaaaatgattcatcttccagctgctgaaatgacatgatttcattgcgaaacttggcatttttggtaggggaaagtacttcatcaagaatttttccgccaactcattccatgtagtcactGAGTTGGGAGGAAGGGTGTTCAGCCAAGCTCTAGCTTgatccctcaaagagaaagggaacaatttcaacctTATGGCCTCGTTAGTCACTCCTTGTAGCTTTaaagaatcgctcacctccaaaaatgaacgaagatgaaggtgaggatcctcagtaggcagcccactaaattgacccactgtttgcagcatttggaacatcacgggctttaactcaaattggggtgcttgaatttcaggcGTAATAATGCCCGGATTGAGCTCATTAAACATAGGGGCAGCATACTCCCTTATGGCTCTCTCTCTATCATCAGACATAGAAATTGTGTTAGTGacattattagcaccctcaactccttcagcatcttcagccatattaaggcgattttgagcccgttgttcccttagtcttcttctaattgttctttcaatctcagggtcaataggagctacttcaatgtcttcttgctcgttcaTATAGTAAATCACCTGAGAAAACACGAGAGCAAGCAAACAAAGTCAGCTCAACAAAGACAAAATAAATTGCAAGTAATTGGTTTCATAAGAATTTCTAATTTCAATCCCCGGAagcggcgccaaaaacttgttgtgataaatttaatatttgattttaaatacgcaagtgcacgaaatcacacaagtaatataatgataagtaaattGTCTCCGCAGGAattgcaaattaaaaaaaaaaagcaaaacaattactaaacaatttaagaaattaaaaatcaagtgggttgtttataggctaaacaaaatattaaaaaaaaatggaaatacTGGAATCAAAAACTGAACTGAAcaaagaaaattgagagaaatatatggattgcaaaatggacttgaattattgaattcccctatattattcatcctgaacaaattgcagatagattgctgcagcaatattctagcaaaactcccaggttaacaagaattcatttaaacacccataaaactttcccaaattttatgacattaattcttctacctaattaaacatattcctatgaaaaattagatttaagaatgccaatcaaagtttaattctcaaaagttacacaaggcaaataacatatccttatgttacttactaacataacctaacttagattatgacttgtgtcatccaagttcttcccattacatttaatctttctagcactaaacataattaaataacttgccattactggccaaacaacaacaagaaattaatataagcacacttgaatgaccaaaggagattttactaaaataaagtgcaagaaattgatagactataacatagggttcatcaacaattcaagcacctaaaaattagttcatggctgagttcataaacattaattcacaatcaaaacagcccataatattcagatttagaatccaactcagaaattaataaaataaagtttatgaaaagaagaaagaacaaatccaaaatgatgcttgaacTTTCTTTGTTTGttctccttcttccttgttgataTTCTCAGTTTTtctcctctattttttttttctggttttcttttccaaaaatggctTCTCCCTCCTTCATACGGCTGAAACCCCCTTTTGTGTATGTTAGGTTTTTTTCTTCCTCCTTCCAAAAGTACCATATTGCCCCTTTTTCTCCAAAAACATGAAGTCCTCATTTCTTCTGATTTT
The Humulus lupulus chromosome 6, drHumLupu1.1, whole genome shotgun sequence DNA segment above includes these coding regions:
- the LOC133785283 gene encoding uncharacterized protein LOC133785283, which translates into the protein MTAQVSSMTNLLKNMSLGEMVQPTAMGQVANVSCIYCGDGHAFESCPSNPASVCYVGNQNANRNNPYSNSYNPGWRQHPNFSWGSQGASSSGAPMQNKTTYPPRFSQQQQRAQPPPPQVSQSSSLESVMKEYMAKNNDVIQSQATSLRNLETQLGQLANELRNRPQGTLPSVTENPRKDGKEHCKAVTLRSGKNVELTEDNCTRNSEPTSIQSSVDKGDKTVKSKILNDDPVAIAATIPPQNATGKPINILTKKRRLDEFETVALTEGCSAILKSKIPPKLKDLGSFTIPCSIGGRDVGRALCDLGASINLMPMSIFRKLGIGEARPTTVTLQLADRSMAHPEGKIEDVLVQVDKFIFPANFIILDYEADRDVPIILGRPFLATGRTLIDVQNGELALRVNDQQVTFNVFNAIKFPDVVEECSRLSVIESIVTEKFHKEACKDGVGVRRPFESLNLSEGNFKPPKPSILEPPKLELKPLPSHLKYAYLRDNDTLPVIISAMLGAKKESLLLAVLKKYTRAISWTMADIKGISPSFCMHKILLEDCCNNSVEQQRRLNPIMKEVVRKEIIKWLDYGIVYPISDSSWVSPI